The following proteins are encoded in a genomic region of Synechococcus sp. CBW1002:
- a CDS encoding LodA/GoxA family CTQ-dependent oxidase: protein MNRREFFALSSITIAGTLLQARPSISGEPNPKKRVDDKTIHSLRIYPAIGLARVGGSTKSFLSPEIPGIPPFDNDNYKEGDSLIKKQVQRFRIYAFNKEDQVIKEITAEDAEIEWSVHLANTKASWYEFYNPLDNGTLAPGIPGGKRNPKIKGNKEREEQLIVDGGEISINGTNTNRKGDNSKYQAQGKFQGRTNVRLGDLRTDEKGRLLVYPGDGKSVSPSGKKITSFADNADWIDDWCDGPVKATVRLKNSSRTIKADSAEVGAFYWTVPAPDIVNPGRVEHGSASV from the coding sequence ATGAATCGCCGGGAATTCTTTGCCTTAAGTTCGATCACCATCGCAGGTACATTGCTGCAAGCTAGGCCATCCATTTCTGGCGAGCCCAATCCTAAGAAGAGAGTCGACGACAAAACTATTCACAGCTTACGCATTTATCCAGCCATCGGACTGGCCAGGGTGGGCGGTAGCACGAAGTCATTTCTATCCCCAGAAATACCTGGCATCCCGCCTTTTGACAATGACAACTACAAAGAAGGAGACTCTTTAATCAAAAAACAAGTACAACGTTTCAGAATTTACGCCTTTAACAAAGAAGACCAAGTCATCAAAGAGATCACAGCAGAAGATGCAGAAATAGAATGGTCAGTTCACCTTGCCAACACGAAGGCAAGCTGGTACGAATTCTACAACCCTCTTGACAATGGGACCTTGGCCCCAGGAATACCTGGCGGCAAAAGGAATCCAAAGATCAAAGGAAATAAAGAAAGAGAAGAACAACTAATCGTCGATGGTGGCGAAATCTCAATCAATGGGACCAACACCAATCGAAAGGGCGACAATTCAAAATATCAAGCCCAAGGCAAATTCCAAGGCAGAACAAATGTACGGCTCGGAGATCTAAGGACAGACGAAAAAGGCCGCTTGCTTGTCTACCCAGGAGATGGCAAGTCCGTCAGCCCATCAGGCAAAAAAATCACAAGTTTTGCAGATAATGCTGACTGGATTGATGACTGGTGTGATGGTCCTGTGAAAGCAACTGTTCGCTTGAAAAACAGCAGCCGCACAATCAAAGCGGATTCAGCTGAGGTGGGTGCCTTTTATTGGACAGTTCCGGCCCCTGACATCGTTAACCCAGGACGGGTGGAACATGGTTCGGCCTCAGTGTAG
- a CDS encoding IS3 family transposase, protein MRKLVDHDHPELSISRQCALLGLPRSTLYYRPTPVRVSTLRIMARIDALYLEDPCSGSRRMVDYLAQDGIPISRDRVRNLMRRMGLRAIYQKPRTTVPGDPSVRFPCLVDLTQVTSVDQVWATDITYIPLQKGFLYLVAIMDLHSRHVLSWRLSNSLDTKFCLEALEMALGGGRRPEIFHSDQGCQFTSADFVARLKGERIQISWSGRKRCYDNILVERLWRTVKYEEVYLRAYSDGWDAEISLARFLWRYCHVRPHSSLGGKTPHAVYTEAEPCSTRPGLTMSGAGTVQ, encoded by the coding sequence CTGCGCAAGCTGGTCGATCACGACCACCCCGAGCTCAGCATCAGCAGGCAGTGTGCGCTGCTGGGGCTGCCTCGATCCACGCTGTACTACCGGCCGACACCGGTCCGTGTATCGACGCTGCGGATCATGGCCAGGATCGATGCTCTCTACCTGGAGGATCCCTGCAGCGGCAGCCGCCGGATGGTGGACTATCTGGCCCAAGATGGTATCCCGATCAGCCGAGATCGAGTGCGAAACCTCATGCGGCGCATGGGATTACGGGCGATCTACCAGAAGCCCCGGACGACGGTTCCAGGTGATCCGTCCGTGCGGTTCCCCTGCCTGGTGGACCTCACGCAGGTCACGTCGGTGGATCAGGTCTGGGCGACCGACATCACCTACATCCCTCTGCAGAAAGGGTTCCTCTATCTGGTGGCGATCATGGATCTCCATTCCAGGCATGTGCTCAGCTGGAGGCTCTCCAACAGCCTTGACACGAAGTTCTGTCTGGAGGCCCTGGAGATGGCCTTGGGAGGCGGCCGTAGGCCAGAGATCTTCCACTCCGATCAAGGCTGTCAGTTCACGTCCGCTGACTTTGTGGCCAGACTCAAAGGGGAGCGGATCCAGATCAGCTGGTCCGGCAGAAAGCGGTGCTACGACAACATCCTTGTTGAACGGCTGTGGAGGACTGTCAAGTACGAGGAGGTCTACCTACGGGCATACAGCGATGGCTGGGACGCTGAAATCAGCCTGGCCCGCTTCCTGTGGCGGTATTGCCATGTAAGACCTCACAGTTCCCTTGGAGGCAAAACTCCCCACGCGGTCTACACTGAGGCCGAACCATGTTCCACCCGTCCTGGGTTAACGATGTCAGGGGCCGGAACTGTCCAATAA
- a CDS encoding transposase, whose product MSKRRTHSPEFKARVAMEAISGRKTIQEIAADHAIHPIQVSQWKRQLLDGASELFTRGKKTKDKEEGQAKEAELFQQIGRLQMELEWLKKKSQLL is encoded by the coding sequence ATGAGCAAGCGCCGCACCCACAGCCCCGAGTTCAAGGCCAGGGTCGCCATGGAGGCGATCAGTGGCCGCAAGACGATCCAGGAGATCGCCGCCGACCACGCCATCCACCCGATCCAGGTGAGCCAGTGGAAGCGGCAGCTCCTGGACGGTGCCAGCGAGCTCTTCACCCGAGGCAAGAAGACCAAGGACAAGGAGGAGGGGCAGGCCAAGGAGGCGGAGCTGTTCCAGCAGATCGGACGGCTGCAGATGGAGCTGGAGTGGCTCAAAAAAAAGTCTCAACTGCTCTGA
- a CDS encoding LodA/GoxA family CTQ-dependent oxidase produces the protein MKDVIENLNVQKGWESEPQIVSFRKDIYPILRRLDLMKWVAQAALLRSGWADLGPLSDSAYLQKLASRSSKFKNLRQSIFLKIRKPVNSSQNITQQSSGGNSKQVPWMLGDGVNYKDSSLFMLPITNLQAQKLKQWADGNFLEDYLDEEDEPITSFNDIPLDQQPQALTDAVLESCSGGGFHRPRPLAWCKSRGPIALD, from the coding sequence TTGAAAGATGTCATCGAAAATCTGAATGTTCAGAAAGGCTGGGAAAGCGAGCCTCAGATCGTTTCATTTAGAAAAGATATTTATCCCATTTTAAGACGATTGGATTTAATGAAGTGGGTTGCACAAGCTGCTCTTTTACGCTCTGGATGGGCAGATCTTGGACCTTTATCAGATTCTGCCTACCTACAAAAACTAGCCAGCAGGAGTAGCAAATTTAAAAACTTACGTCAATCAATCTTTTTAAAAATCCGCAAACCAGTCAACTCAAGTCAAAACATTACTCAACAAAGTTCGGGTGGCAACTCAAAGCAGGTGCCTTGGATGCTTGGAGATGGAGTTAACTATAAGGATAGCTCTCTTTTCATGTTGCCCATCACGAACCTGCAGGCTCAGAAGCTGAAGCAGTGGGCTGATGGAAATTTCCTCGAAGACTACCTCGACGAAGAAGACGAACCAATCACATCTTTTAACGACATTCCACTTGATCAACAGCCTCAAGCGCTCACAGATGCAGTTCTTGAGTCCTGCTCAGGAGGAGGCTTTCACCGGCCGCGTCCCTTGGCGTGGTGTAAATCCCGAGGCCCGATTGCCCTGGACTGA
- a CDS encoding IS256 family transposase — protein sequence MPTSNRAAIELAPLLDGSSAGELIPELVRHGLQQLIELEVAAVLGAERHERSEERLGYRNGYRPRTLATQVGDIDLRIPKLRSGSHLPSILEPRRRVDQALYGVVMEAYVGGISTRKVDALVAALGVQSGISKSQVSRICADIDIQVQAFLNRPLEATGYAYLYLDATYLHGRLGKAMQVCSRAVVVAMGVNADGRRELLGIKVGDSETESFWSEFIGSLKERGLTGVKLVISDAHVGLTKAIRRMLQGSCWQRCRVHFARNLLQRVPKAHQGMVTAALRSVFAQEKTDEIEARWDDLASSLVDRFPKAAELMLHAREDVLAFRHFPPQHWKKTWSTNLLERLNEEIKRRTRVVGIFPNDASITRLVGAVLLEQDEHWQLEGRRMFSAESMAAIPSLAELPTQPSLQEAAA from the coding sequence ATGCCCACGTCCAATCGTGCCGCAATTGAGCTGGCGCCGCTACTGGATGGCAGCAGCGCCGGTGAGCTGATCCCCGAGCTGGTGCGCCACGGCCTGCAGCAGCTGATCGAGCTGGAGGTCGCTGCCGTGCTCGGCGCAGAGCGCCATGAGCGCAGCGAGGAGCGGCTCGGCTACCGCAACGGCTACCGGCCGCGCACCCTGGCCACCCAGGTGGGGGACATCGATCTCCGCATCCCCAAACTGCGCTCCGGCAGCCACCTGCCCTCGATCCTGGAGCCGCGCCGCCGTGTGGACCAGGCCCTCTACGGCGTGGTGATGGAGGCCTATGTCGGCGGCATCTCAACGCGCAAGGTCGACGCCCTGGTGGCCGCCCTGGGAGTCCAGAGCGGCATCTCCAAATCTCAGGTGAGCCGCATCTGCGCTGACATCGACATCCAGGTGCAGGCCTTCCTGAACCGCCCCCTTGAGGCCACCGGCTACGCCTACCTGTACCTCGATGCCACCTATCTCCACGGGCGTCTCGGCAAGGCGATGCAGGTCTGCTCCAGGGCTGTGGTGGTGGCCATGGGCGTCAATGCCGATGGTCGCCGCGAGCTGCTCGGCATCAAGGTGGGCGACAGCGAAACCGAGAGCTTCTGGAGCGAGTTCATTGGCTCGCTCAAGGAGCGCGGCCTCACTGGGGTCAAGCTCGTGATCAGCGACGCGCACGTGGGCCTCACCAAGGCGATCCGGCGGATGCTGCAGGGCAGCTGCTGGCAGCGCTGCAGGGTCCATTTCGCCAGAAACCTGCTCCAACGGGTGCCCAAGGCCCACCAAGGCATGGTCACCGCTGCCTTGCGCTCGGTGTTCGCCCAGGAGAAAACGGACGAAATCGAGGCCCGCTGGGACGATCTGGCCAGCTCACTGGTGGATCGCTTCCCCAAGGCTGCTGAGCTCATGCTGCACGCCCGGGAAGACGTGCTCGCCTTCCGTCACTTCCCGCCTCAACACTGGAAAAAGACTTGGAGCACCAACCTGCTCGAGCGCCTCAATGAGGAGATCAAACGCCGCACTCGGGTGGTTGGCATCTTCCCGAATGACGCCTCGATCACCCGCTTGGTGGGGGCTGTGCTGCTGGAGCAGGACGAGCACTGGCAGCTGGAGGGCCGGCGCATGTTCTCCGCCGAGAGCATGGCCGCCATCCCCTCACTGGCGGAGCTGCCCACGCAGCCTTCCTTGCAAGAAGCAGCGGCCTGA
- a CDS encoding IS3 family transposase, whose translation MSRQCALLGLPRSTLYYRPTPVRVSTLRIMARIDALYLEDPCSGSRRMVDYLAQDGIPISRDRVRNLMRRMGLRAIYQKPRTTVPGDPSVRFPCLVDLTQVTSVDQVWATDITYIPLQKGFLYLVAIMDLHSRHVLSWRLSNSLDTKFCLEALEMALGGGRRPEIFHSDQGCQFTSADFVARLKGERIQISWSGRKRCYDNILVERLWRTVKYEEVYLRAYSDGWDAEISLARFLWRYCHVRPHSSLGGKTPHAVYTEAEPCSTRPGLTMSGAGTVQ comes from the coding sequence ATCAGCAGGCAGTGTGCGCTGCTGGGGCTGCCTCGATCCACGCTGTACTACCGGCCGACACCGGTCCGTGTATCGACGCTGCGGATCATGGCCAGGATCGATGCTCTCTACCTGGAGGATCCCTGCAGCGGCAGCCGCCGGATGGTGGACTATCTGGCCCAAGATGGTATCCCGATCAGCCGAGATCGAGTGCGAAACCTCATGCGGCGCATGGGATTACGGGCGATCTACCAGAAGCCCCGGACGACGGTTCCAGGTGATCCGTCCGTGCGGTTCCCCTGCCTGGTGGACCTCACGCAGGTCACGTCGGTGGATCAGGTCTGGGCGACCGACATCACCTACATCCCTCTGCAGAAAGGGTTCCTCTATCTGGTGGCGATCATGGATCTCCATTCCAGGCATGTGCTCAGCTGGAGGCTCTCCAACAGCCTTGACACGAAGTTCTGTCTGGAGGCCCTGGAGATGGCCTTGGGAGGCGGCCGTAGGCCAGAGATCTTCCACTCCGATCAAGGCTGTCAGTTCACGTCCGCTGACTTTGTGGCCAGACTCAAAGGGGAGCGGATCCAGATCAGCTGGTCCGGCAGAAAGCGGTGCTACGACAACATCCTTGTTGAACGGCTGTGGAGGACTGTCAAGTACGAGGAGGTCTACCTACGGGCATACAGCGATGGCTGGGACGCTGAAATCAGCCTGGCCCGCTTCCTGTGGCGGTATTGCCATGTAAGACCTCACAGTTCCCTTGGAGGCAAAACTCCCCACGCGGTCTACACTGAGGCCGAACCATGTTCCACCCGTCCTGGGTTAACGATGTCAGGGGCCGGAACTGTCCAATAA
- a CDS encoding NAD(P)/FAD-dependent oxidoreductase, with protein MHGGLSLFFATDLNQSTDHDVKTTHYIAEKLNETTHLKHWIKDLNLHHFSAPIIRHYSVQYQQQTTQVSNQTSGLAFLLAGDAAISLDPLSSHGSTNAIWSGLQVAECVDHLHHQWSTDRCIAYRKAIERSMIHHLTGRRKIYEQETRFSDHPFWTARREHCHLHGLSSKGSAPLSGVTQVVL; from the coding sequence ATGCATGGCGGGCTCTCACTCTTCTTTGCAACAGACCTGAATCAATCAACAGATCACGACGTAAAAACGACCCACTACATCGCAGAAAAACTTAACGAAACAACTCATTTAAAACACTGGATCAAAGATCTCAACCTCCACCATTTCTCTGCACCAATCATTCGCCATTACAGCGTTCAGTACCAGCAACAAACCACACAAGTCTCCAATCAGACCAGTGGGCTCGCATTCCTTCTCGCTGGTGATGCAGCAATCAGTCTTGATCCTCTCTCATCCCACGGATCGACCAATGCTATTTGGAGTGGGCTGCAAGTTGCCGAGTGTGTTGATCACTTGCACCACCAGTGGTCAACCGATCGATGCATTGCCTACCGCAAAGCAATTGAGCGATCGATGATTCACCACCTAACCGGTCGGCGAAAAATTTACGAGCAGGAAACCAGATTCAGCGACCATCCTTTTTGGACTGCCCGCCGTGAACATTGCCATCTGCACGGCCTTTCCAGCAAGGGTAGCGCCCCTTTGAGTGGTGTAACTCAGGTGGTCCTGTGA
- a CDS encoding IS5 family transposase: protein MYRRHNNGQISIKEFHLPFGGTLDPENRWVQLEGLIPWDELEETYAPQFSATIGAPAKSVRMAFGALYIKQKLGLTDEETVHQIRENAYIQFFLGFAGYTSKAPFDASMMVHFRKRFSDEDLRRINELVVQRGKEILLEALAQAADDDDHDDRDSSGGGAQLELDALIKPADWPEGKNWGTLTIDASCTPADITYPRDLKLLNEARTTTERVIDDLCSQSSGFRRHRPRYDRGLARAHFLRVAKQKRPRRRKVKAAIKHQLGYVRQNLKAIDALIGCGARLSELKRHWWQKLLACSELERQQGLLLASQTNSIPDRLVNLVQTHIRPMVRGKARAAVEFGAKISVSVQNGFPFLHRISWNPYNEGEDLIAQAEKYKLDTGSYPERICADRIYITAKNRHFCTRNGIRLSGKRLGRPPKDPDVTTAHKHQLRSDQARRNEVEGVFGSGKRKYSLDLIMARLPAGAESSISMAFVVMCAEKVLRLLRLFFVLLFGWIYSFFMAWSAIRAPEGICKPGF, encoded by the coding sequence ATGTACCGGAGGCACAATAACGGTCAGATCTCAATCAAGGAGTTCCACCTGCCATTTGGCGGCACACTTGATCCCGAGAATCGCTGGGTTCAACTGGAGGGGCTGATCCCATGGGATGAGCTGGAAGAAACCTATGCCCCTCAATTCAGCGCCACAATTGGCGCTCCAGCCAAATCAGTGAGAATGGCCTTTGGTGCTCTCTACATCAAACAGAAGTTAGGGCTCACCGACGAAGAGACAGTCCATCAGATCAGAGAGAACGCCTATATTCAGTTCTTTCTTGGCTTTGCGGGCTACACATCCAAGGCACCGTTTGATGCCTCGATGATGGTGCACTTTCGCAAGCGTTTTTCTGACGAGGATCTGCGCCGTATCAACGAGCTGGTGGTGCAGCGCGGCAAAGAGATCCTTCTGGAAGCACTTGCTCAGGCAGCAGACGATGACGACCATGATGATCGTGATTCCAGTGGAGGAGGCGCTCAGCTAGAACTTGATGCGTTGATCAAGCCTGCTGACTGGCCAGAAGGAAAGAATTGGGGCACTCTCACGATTGATGCCAGTTGCACTCCAGCCGACATCACCTATCCCAGAGACCTCAAGCTCCTCAACGAGGCTCGCACAACGACCGAGCGAGTCATTGATGATCTGTGCAGTCAGTCATCGGGATTCAGGAGACATCGACCTCGCTACGACCGTGGCCTTGCTCGTGCTCATTTCCTGAGAGTGGCGAAGCAAAAACGACCACGTCGCCGCAAAGTGAAGGCTGCCATTAAACATCAGCTTGGCTATGTGCGGCAGAATCTCAAGGCCATTGATGCTCTGATCGGCTGCGGGGCAAGGCTTTCCGAGCTTAAGAGGCATTGGTGGCAGAAGTTGTTGGCCTGCAGCGAGTTGGAGCGGCAACAGGGCCTTCTGCTCGCCTCTCAGACCAACAGCATTCCAGACCGCCTGGTGAATCTTGTGCAGACCCATATCCGCCCAATGGTGCGAGGCAAAGCACGTGCTGCGGTGGAGTTTGGAGCCAAAATCAGTGTTTCGGTTCAAAACGGCTTTCCGTTCTTGCACCGCATAAGCTGGAACCCCTACAACGAAGGAGAAGACCTTATCGCTCAGGCGGAAAAATACAAGCTGGATACAGGATCTTACCCAGAGCGAATCTGCGCCGACCGGATTTATATCACGGCCAAGAATAGGCATTTCTGCACGAGGAACGGTATTCGCCTCTCCGGCAAGCGATTGGGTCGCCCGCCCAAGGATCCTGATGTCACCACTGCACACAAGCACCAGCTCCGATCTGATCAAGCTCGACGCAATGAAGTGGAAGGCGTCTTTGGCTCTGGAAAGCGCAAGTATTCCCTGGATCTGATCATGGCTCGTCTACCAGCTGGTGCCGAATCCTCCATCTCGATGGCCTTTGTCGTGATGTGCGCGGAAAAGGTCTTGAGGCTGCTGCGCCTCTTTTTTGTCCTTCTTTTTGGGTGGATCTACAGCTTTTTTATGGCCTGGTCAGCGATCAGAGCGCCTGAGGGCATCTGCAAGCCAGGCTTTTGA
- a CDS encoding transposase — protein sequence MCPSARGTAALSSVFAQESAGEILSRWDDLAASLAERFPKADELMNGAREDVLAFRHFPQHHWRNPNLLGRVKEEIKRRTRFVGIFPNDDAITRLVGAVLLEQNEHWQLEGRRMFSAESMAAIPELKNLPVLQDSLG from the coding sequence ATGTGTCCGTCAGCCAGGGGCACCGCTGCCCTGAGCTCCGTGTTTGCCCAGGAGAGCGCTGGCGAGATCCTCAGCCGCTGGGATGATCTGGCCGCCTCGCTGGCGGAGCGCTTCCCCAAGGCCGATGAGCTCATGAATGGGGCCCGGGAGGACGTGCTGGCGTTCCGCCACTTCCCCCAGCACCACTGGCGCAACCCCAACCTGCTGGGGCGGGTGAAGGAGGAAATCAAACGCCGTACTCGTTTCGTTGGCATCTTTCCCAACGACGACGCCATCACCCGCCTGGTGGGGGCAGTGCTGCTGGAGCAAAACGAGCACTGGCAGCTGGAGGGCCGCCGCATGTTCTCCGCCGAGAGCATGGCCGCCATCCCGGAGCTGAAGAATCTGCCCGTCCTGCAGGACAGCCTGGGATAA
- a CDS encoding ISAs1 family transposase — MASEPAANPAAAGDLISFLLVLPDCRMRRGIRFPQWWMLLVAILAILSGQGSLVGMERFAKRHRQTLNELLGTDFGKSPSDSTFRLLLAQLDVAGFETLLRDWMAAQPGVAEGLDTLVCDGKTLRGSIAENTSGAAKFIAQVSLYSQTLGVAIAQTTYATDTGGEIQALRQLLEAVELEGVLVQADALQANRPFSSISPSAAPTS; from the coding sequence TTGGCCTCTGAGCCCGCCGCCAACCCTGCTGCAGCAGGCGATCTGATCAGCTTTCTCCTGGTGCTGCCGGACTGCCGGATGCGCCGCGGCATCCGCTTCCCCCAGTGGTGGATGCTGCTGGTGGCCATCCTGGCGATCCTCAGCGGCCAGGGATCGCTGGTGGGCATGGAGCGTTTTGCAAAGCGCCACCGGCAGACGCTCAACGAGCTGTTGGGCACTGACTTCGGCAAGTCGCCGTCTGACTCCACCTTTCGGCTGCTGCTGGCCCAGCTGGATGTGGCGGGCTTTGAAACCCTCCTGCGTGACTGGATGGCGGCCCAGCCGGGCGTGGCCGAGGGGCTCGACACCCTGGTCTGTGATGGCAAGACGCTGCGGGGCTCCATCGCTGAAAACACCTCTGGCGCAGCGAAGTTCATTGCCCAGGTGAGCCTGTACTCCCAGACGCTGGGCGTGGCGATCGCCCAGACCACCTACGCCACCGATACCGGTGGCGAAATCCAGGCGCTGCGCCAGCTGCTGGAGGCGGTGGAGCTTGAGGGTGTGCTGGTGCAGGCCGACGCGCTACAGGCGAACCGCCCTTTTTCCTCTATCTCGCCCAGCGCGGCGCCGACTTCCTGA
- a CDS encoding ISAs1 family transposase: MAVKHSRRKGFRLIRDRLTYGRRIPWRTSRREVKRGRDITWTLRAMPAPEWVVEQWPGSATIIAVRSHGIRDGKPTDETRYYVSSLRTGAKALLRHVRDRWSIENSWHWVRDVALREDGHRYREDNGVQILATLRSLAINALRLDGIWSITEAIAALAHDIKGLLRLLG, encoded by the coding sequence ATCGCCGTCAAACACAGCCGCCGCAAGGGGTTTCGGCTGATCAGAGACCGGCTCACCTATGGCCGGCGAATCCCGTGGCGCACCAGCAGACGGGAAGTGAAACGGGGCCGTGACATCACCTGGACCCTGCGGGCGATGCCCGCACCGGAGTGGGTGGTGGAGCAGTGGCCGGGCAGCGCCACGATCATCGCCGTGCGCAGCCACGGCATCCGTGATGGCAAGCCGACGGATGAGACCCGTTACTACGTCTCGAGTCTGCGAACCGGAGCCAAGGCCCTGTTGCGGCACGTCAGAGACCGGTGGTCGATTGAGAACAGCTGGCACTGGGTGCGCGATGTGGCGCTACGGGAAGACGGCCACCGCTACCGGGAGGACAACGGCGTCCAGATCCTGGCCACCCTCCGCAGCCTGGCGATCAATGCCCTGCGGCTCGATGGGATCTGGTCGATCACCGAGGCCATCGCTGCCCTCGCGCACGACATCAAGGGTCTGCTGAGGCTGCTGGGGTGA
- a CDS encoding VapE domain-containing protein: MATNSEPNDEWWGLILELLEQTQKGASGRDRTLAARSGSALEREWSEQRWTAEEVAAAAGLSLTAEQLLSFVPKTTRELIEKGSPSGSRNEDGIAVTFNLRGAVNILSELGLDLQVQVEELLERFADNSERIGGDFDRERLQGQYDGLHDDVMPGRDVAAFRKSLGYETKGVLGDKPKGQKKKKKKAPGSGAAAGGTDPRTELTPGSPPPEPAEGEGGRAALLWDIGQEQWGTTADGDLVEPNGYNKVTFTRLVANKLGEELRYNDLTNLVEYKGGILSVDQVDGLDITLSKQDVFVSESVAIKVLLTEAKEHRYDPIADYLLDLQTQEVEAADIDLLASTYLGTSEPLYDRMLKVAVLGAVARRLDPGCQFDTVVVLKGEQGIRKSTFWKALASAPWYTSSVPEGEKDLVLTIHSKWIYELAELESVTGRRDTGRLKNLITTASDTLRVPYGKGNETRERRSIFVSTVNGDSFLNDNTGERRYLVIECPQLFDKGQLIDVEAVKRDRDAIWKGAVLAYQAGARPYLAQEDQCESNRRSQDYQQEDPWGPLLDKWIRGENAPGLLLSESPAGKPGKEGFTTTDALLGSGVRDTKTLHKPDEMAMAALLRARGYEKKRVQIGQTRKVLWQQVEAV; encoded by the coding sequence TTGGCAACAAACTCTGAGCCGAACGACGAATGGTGGGGGCTGATCCTTGAGCTGCTGGAGCAGACCCAGAAGGGGGCCAGCGGCCGTGACCGCACCCTCGCCGCCCGTAGTGGTAGTGCGCTGGAGCGGGAGTGGTCTGAGCAGCGATGGACCGCCGAAGAGGTAGCAGCTGCCGCAGGCTTGAGCCTTACAGCCGAGCAGCTTCTGAGCTTCGTGCCGAAGACGACCCGCGAGCTGATCGAGAAAGGCAGCCCCAGCGGTAGCCGCAATGAAGACGGCATCGCTGTCACCTTCAACCTGCGGGGCGCGGTGAACATCCTCTCCGAGCTGGGTCTGGATCTGCAGGTCCAGGTGGAGGAGCTGCTGGAACGCTTCGCTGACAACAGCGAGCGGATCGGCGGTGATTTCGATCGCGAGCGACTGCAGGGCCAGTACGACGGTCTGCATGACGATGTGATGCCGGGGCGGGATGTAGCAGCGTTCCGGAAGAGCCTCGGCTATGAGACCAAGGGGGTGCTGGGGGATAAGCCGAAGGGCCAGAAGAAGAAGAAGAAGAAGGCCCCCGGCAGTGGCGCAGCCGCCGGAGGCACCGACCCGAGAACAGAGCTGACCCCAGGCAGCCCCCCGCCGGAGCCCGCGGAAGGCGAGGGCGGACGGGCAGCACTGCTCTGGGACATAGGACAGGAGCAATGGGGTACGACTGCGGATGGAGATTTGGTGGAGCCGAATGGCTATAACAAGGTGACGTTCACCCGGCTGGTTGCAAACAAGCTCGGCGAGGAGCTTCGCTACAACGATCTGACGAACCTGGTTGAATACAAGGGGGGAATCCTCTCAGTGGATCAAGTAGATGGTCTAGATATAACATTGTCGAAACAGGATGTCTTCGTCTCCGAGTCGGTAGCCATTAAAGTCCTTCTCACCGAGGCAAAAGAGCATCGGTACGATCCGATCGCTGACTACCTCCTGGACCTGCAGACCCAGGAGGTTGAGGCCGCCGATATTGACCTGCTGGCATCGACCTACCTCGGGACGAGCGAGCCGCTCTACGACCGAATGCTCAAAGTCGCCGTGCTGGGCGCTGTGGCGAGGCGGCTGGACCCCGGCTGCCAGTTCGACACGGTTGTAGTGCTCAAGGGCGAGCAGGGCATTCGTAAGAGCACGTTCTGGAAGGCGCTGGCGTCAGCGCCGTGGTACACCTCCAGCGTTCCAGAAGGGGAGAAAGACCTAGTGCTGACGATCCACTCAAAGTGGATCTACGAGCTGGCAGAGCTGGAGAGCGTCACGGGCCGGCGGGACACTGGCAGGCTGAAAAACCTGATTACTACAGCTTCGGACACCCTGCGGGTGCCTTATGGGAAAGGGAATGAGACCAGAGAACGGCGAAGCATCTTCGTCTCAACCGTGAACGGGGATTCCTTCCTCAACGACAACACCGGAGAGCGTCGCTATCTGGTCATCGAATGCCCGCAGCTCTTCGATAAAGGCCAGCTGATCGATGTAGAAGCGGTCAAGCGGGATCGCGATGCCATCTGGAAGGGGGCGGTTCTCGCCTATCAAGCGGGAGCGCGGCCCTACCTGGCCCAGGAGGATCAGTGTGAGAGCAACCGGCGGAGCCAGGACTATCAGCAGGAGGACCCCTGGGGTCCGCTGCTTGATAAATGGATCCGAGGGGAGAACGCGCCGGGTCTCTTGCTGAGTGAGAGCCCCGCAGGCAAACCCGGCAAGGAGGGGTTCACCACCACCGATGCGCTGCTGGGCTCAGGGGTGCGGGATACGAAGACGCTGCACAAGCCCGACGAGATGGCGATGGCGGCGCTGCTGAGGGCGAGAGGGTACGAGAAGAAGCGGGTCCAGATAGGGCAGACAAGGAAAGTGCTCTGGCAGCAGGTCGAAGCCGTCTGA